From one Triticum urartu cultivar G1812 chromosome 3, Tu2.1, whole genome shotgun sequence genomic stretch:
- the LOC125543204 gene encoding glyoxylase I 4-like: MVNTASAGVNKAAAAAAQGGHRALPLASLNHISVVCRSLESSLSFYRDVLGFIQIRRPGSFDFDGAWLFNFGIGVHLLQAEDLESLPPQKTEINPKDNHISFTTCESMEAVQRRLKELGIRYVQRRVEEGGIHVDQIFFHDPDGFMIEVCTCDNLPVIPLVTHLDAAAACAPPAVVAPSCKRVSNQHQQQLSTIVTAAVPEVPPTAAPAPQQSVGGGCVGEVVDPAASMSASAMMTCSEHACMQV; encoded by the exons ATGGTGAACACGGCGTCGGCCGGCGTGaacaaggcggcggcggcggcggcgcaggggggTCACCGGGCGCTGCCGCTGGCGTCGCTGAACCACATCTCCGTGGTGTGCCGGTCGCTGGAGAGCTCGCTCAGCTTCTACCGCGACGTCCTCGGCTTCATCCAGATCCGCCGCCCGGGCTCCTTCGACTTCGACGGCGCATG GCTGTTCAACTTCGGCATCGGCGTGCACCTGCTGCAGGCGGAGGACCTGGAGAGCCTGCCGCCCCAGAAGACGGAGATCAACCCCAAGGACAATCACATCTCCTTCACCACG TGCGAGAGCATGGAGGCGGTGCAGCGGCGGCTCAAGGAGCTGGGCATCCGGTACGTGCAGCGGCGGGTGGAGGAGGGCGGCATCCACGTCGACCAGATCTTCTTCCACGACCCCGACGGCTTCATGATCGAGGTCTGCACCTGCGACAACCTCCCCGTCATCCCGCTCGTCACGCacctcgacgccgccgccgcctgcgcgcCGCCCGCGGTCGTCGCGCCCAGCTGCAAGAGGGTCTCCAACCAGCACCAGCAGCAGCTCAGCACCATCGTCACGGCGGCCGTGCCCGAAGTCCCGCCAACGGCGGCCCCGGCGCCGCAGCAGTCCGTCGGCGGCGGCTGCGTCGGCGAGGTCGTCGACCCGGCGGCCAGCATGTCCGCCAGCGCCATGATGACCTGCTCGGAGCACGCCTGCATGCAGGTGTAA